The following proteins are encoded in a genomic region of Deinococcus proteolyticus MRP:
- a CDS encoding cobyrinate a,c-diamide synthase has product MNSAALRSAFVLAAPSSGSGKTTAAALLCLALRARGLSVQPFKLGPDYLDPTHLSRAAGRPARNLDSFLLPPERVGVLFARAANAAHVSVVEGVMGLYDGRDPTSDEHSGADLARQLGLRVVLLIDAGGMARTVAALAAGLRDFGTGVDVAGVILNRVGSEGHAQLCEVALAEVGLPLLGFIPADPALHLPERHLGLLAASEAGWDEAAALHAARFLRLDALLAATRLPALEAMEPLQFPTASARIAYAWDEAFSFYYPDALDELRLAGAELLPFSPLRDVALPPGVGGLLLGGGYPELYAAQLSTNVSMRRAVRDFAAAGRPVIGECGGLMYLGETLEDLEGRTHAMCSVIPARTRMQPRLSLGYREARALAASPLAPAGAQLRGHEFHYSERLDLPTHPAYRWTGHAGEVVEEGHAQGNVLASYLHLHYGADPALARRVVNACRS; this is encoded by the coding sequence TTGAACTCTGCTGCTCTCCGAAGCGCCTTTGTGCTGGCCGCGCCGTCGTCGGGCAGCGGCAAGACCACGGCAGCGGCACTGCTGTGTCTGGCCCTGCGGGCACGCGGGCTGAGCGTGCAGCCGTTCAAACTGGGCCCCGATTACCTGGACCCCACCCACCTGAGCCGGGCGGCTGGGCGGCCAGCACGCAACCTCGACTCGTTCCTGCTGCCGCCGGAGCGTGTCGGGGTGCTGTTCGCCCGCGCCGCGAATGCCGCCCACGTGAGCGTGGTGGAAGGGGTAATGGGCCTGTACGACGGCCGCGACCCTACCTCCGACGAACATTCGGGCGCTGACCTGGCCCGGCAGCTGGGCCTGCGCGTGGTGCTGCTGATTGATGCCGGCGGTATGGCCCGCACGGTGGCGGCGCTGGCGGCCGGCCTGCGCGACTTCGGGACTGGGGTAGACGTGGCCGGCGTGATTCTCAACCGGGTGGGCAGCGAAGGCCACGCCCAGCTGTGTGAAGTGGCGCTGGCAGAGGTGGGGCTGCCACTGCTGGGCTTTATCCCGGCCGACCCGGCGCTGCACCTGCCCGAGCGGCATCTGGGCCTGCTGGCCGCCAGCGAAGCCGGCTGGGACGAGGCCGCCGCGCTGCATGCCGCCCGCTTTCTGCGGCTGGACGCGTTGCTGGCGGCCACCCGCTTGCCTGCGTTGGAAGCCATGGAGCCGCTTCAGTTCCCCACGGCCAGTGCCCGCATCGCCTACGCCTGGGACGAGGCGTTTTCCTTTTATTACCCCGACGCCCTGGACGAACTGCGCCTGGCCGGCGCCGAGCTGCTGCCCTTCAGCCCGCTGCGGGATGTGGCCCTGCCGCCGGGGGTGGGCGGTCTGCTGCTGGGCGGCGGTTATCCGGAGCTGTACGCCGCTCAGCTGAGCACCAACGTCTCCATGCGGCGGGCCGTCCGTGACTTTGCCGCTGCCGGCCGCCCGGTCATCGGGGAATGCGGCGGGCTGATGTACCTGGGCGAGACGCTGGAGGACCTGGAAGGCCGCACGCACGCGATGTGCAGCGTCATTCCCGCCCGCACCCGCATGCAGCCGCGCCTCAGCCTGGGCTACCGCGAGGCGCGGGCGCTGGCCGCTTCGCCGCTGGCCCCGGCGGGCGCGCAGCTGCGCGGGCACGAGTTCCACTACTCCGAGCGGCTGGACCTACCCACCCATCCGGCCTACCGTTGGACCGGCCATGCGGGCGAGGTCGTGGAAGAAGGCCACGCCCAGGGCAACGTGCTGGCAAGCTATCTGCACCTGCACTATGGCGCCGACCCGGCCCTGGCGCGGCGAGTGGTGAACGCGTGCCGGTCATGA
- the cobO gene encoding cob(I)yrinic acid a,c-diamide adenosyltransferase, translating into MRELAEARSRYRKREDVSRGRRGLLLVNTGDGKGKSTAALGLMMRAHGRGLRVKMFQFLKQEGASFGEHRTLDALELPYQGLGDGFTWRSRDLDGSAELAAHGWALARAAIESGEYDLLVLDEFTYPLSYGWVPWPEVEAVLRGRDPDLHVVITGRGALPELVALADTVTEMRPVKHAYEAGIGGQKGIEY; encoded by the coding sequence ATGCGCGAGCTGGCGGAGGCCCGCAGCCGCTACCGCAAGCGGGAGGACGTTTCCAGGGGCCGGCGCGGGCTGCTGCTGGTCAATACCGGCGACGGCAAAGGCAAAAGCACCGCCGCCCTGGGCCTGATGATGCGGGCCCACGGGCGGGGCTTACGCGTCAAGATGTTTCAGTTTCTCAAGCAAGAGGGGGCCAGTTTCGGGGAACACCGCACCCTGGACGCCCTGGAGCTGCCCTACCAGGGCCTGGGAGACGGCTTTACCTGGCGCAGCCGCGACCTGGACGGCTCCGCCGAGCTGGCCGCACACGGCTGGGCGCTGGCCCGCGCCGCCATCGAAAGCGGCGAGTACGACCTGCTGGTGCTGGACGAGTTCACCTATCCCCTGAGCTACGGCTGGGTGCCCTGGCCCGAGGTGGAAGCGGTGCTGCGCGGCCGGGACCCTGACCTGCACGTGGTGATTACCGGGCGCGGCGCCCTGCCCGAGCTGGTGGCCCTGGCCGACACCGTCACCGAGATGCGGCCCGTCAAGCATGCTTACGAGGCGGGCATCGGCGGTCAAAAAGGGATTGAATATTGA
- a CDS encoding ABC transporter substrate-binding protein, which translates to MTHKTLAAALLLALSTAAQATSYPLTVTDDLGRRVVLKKEPMRIVAMLPSHTETLIAIGAGGKLVGIDEYSNYPKNVTDNITKVGNGFQPNIEKIVALKPDLVLADESSSSRLTARLEAAGLTVYGGTAQTYNEVFQKIVVLGRLTNRESGATRLVSSMRRDLSALERTVVNRPKVSTYYEVDPTPYSVGPNSFIGTLMTRAGGRTIVPASLGDFPKIDPELIVRSNPQVMIGLTPEEARRRPGWQNLQAVRAGRVYKPTAAERDALSRPGPRLPQAMRALIRMIHPEALK; encoded by the coding sequence ATGACCCACAAGACCCTGGCCGCCGCCCTGCTGCTGGCCCTGAGCACTGCCGCGCAGGCCACCTCCTACCCGCTGACCGTGACCGACGACCTAGGCCGCCGCGTGGTCCTGAAAAAAGAACCCATGCGCATCGTGGCGATGCTGCCCTCGCACACCGAGACCCTGATTGCCATCGGCGCCGGCGGCAAGCTGGTCGGCATCGACGAGTACTCCAACTATCCCAAGAACGTCACCGACAACATCACCAAGGTGGGCAACGGGTTCCAGCCGAACATCGAGAAAATCGTGGCCCTCAAGCCGGACCTGGTGCTGGCCGACGAATCCAGCTCCTCGCGCCTGACTGCCCGGCTGGAAGCGGCCGGCCTGACCGTGTACGGCGGCACTGCCCAGACCTACAACGAGGTGTTTCAGAAAATCGTGGTGCTGGGCCGGCTCACCAACCGTGAGAGCGGCGCCACCCGCCTGGTCAGCTCCATGCGCCGCGACCTGAGCGCCCTGGAGCGCACCGTGGTGAACCGCCCCAAGGTCAGCACCTACTATGAGGTGGACCCGACACCCTACTCGGTGGGCCCCAACTCGTTTATTGGCACCCTGATGACCCGCGCCGGGGGCAGGACCATCGTGCCGGCCAGCTTAGGCGACTTTCCCAAGATTGACCCGGAACTGATTGTCAGGAGCAACCCGCAGGTGATGATTGGCCTGACCCCCGAAGAGGCCCGGCGCCGTCCCGGCTGGCAGAACCTGCAGGCCGTGCGCGCTGGGCGCGTGTACAAGCCCACCGCCGCGGAGCGCGACGCCCTTTCGCGCCCCGGCCCCCGGCTGCCGCAGGCCATGCGCGCCCTGATTCGCATGATTCACCCTGAAGCGCTGAAATGA
- a CDS encoding alanine--tRNA ligase-related protein encodes MTSTSAAPAPTRRLDHAAPLDLHFRAQVVAAAKGEVALDASAFYPQGGGQNGDCGWLRAGEQSWKVTGTRLDKASGAVWHAVEGELPPVGTQLDGEVDAYSRLRQMARHTGEHLLAQAFARVNPAFEVAAVGMRGPDCTLDLRGDPSEADAQAAEALLREVMVAGPLRLDTQLVPHTELRAYPLRRATPLTGDVRLVMFRDAAGDLFDVSACAGTHLPLGNLAAPVTVLGLERIKAGLTRVTFRAGPEAAEYLGGVYRDTRALAQSFSTGPAGLAERVEALRSERDRLAAEAQALRTALAGALVDAAPAETAGSVTLRLLSLPEEGLLAPVLGSVPAGEVRAAVAGERCGVGSGVPELDAGAVLRAALVVTGGRGGGRAALAQGQTAAPQGFLAEVRRAVAEDSAGTGSVG; translated from the coding sequence ATGACTTCCACGTCCGCTGCACCTGCCCCCACCCGCCGCCTGGACCACGCCGCGCCGCTGGACCTGCACTTTCGGGCGCAGGTGGTGGCCGCTGCAAAGGGAGAAGTCGCCCTGGACGCTTCCGCCTTTTATCCGCAGGGCGGCGGGCAAAACGGTGACTGCGGCTGGCTGCGGGCTGGGGAGCAAAGCTGGAAGGTGACCGGCACCCGGCTGGACAAGGCCAGCGGCGCCGTATGGCACGCAGTCGAGGGCGAACTGCCGCCGGTCGGCACCCAGCTGGACGGCGAGGTGGACGCCTATAGCCGCCTGCGCCAGATGGCCCGCCACACCGGCGAACACCTGCTGGCCCAGGCGTTTGCCCGCGTCAATCCTGCCTTTGAGGTGGCGGCGGTGGGCATGCGCGGCCCCGACTGCACGCTGGACCTGCGCGGCGACCCCAGCGAAGCCGACGCCCAGGCCGCCGAGGCGCTGCTGCGGGAGGTGATGGTGGCCGGACCGCTGCGGCTGGACACGCAGCTGGTGCCCCACACCGAGCTGCGCGCCTATCCGCTGCGCCGCGCCACCCCGCTGACCGGGGACGTGCGGCTGGTCATGTTCCGGGACGCGGCAGGCGACCTGTTCGACGTGAGCGCCTGCGCCGGCACCCACCTGCCACTGGGCAACCTGGCCGCGCCGGTCACCGTGCTGGGGCTGGAGCGCATCAAGGCGGGGCTGACCCGCGTGACCTTCCGCGCCGGGCCGGAAGCGGCGGAGTATCTGGGCGGGGTGTACCGCGACACCCGCGCCCTGGCCCAGAGCTTCAGCACCGGCCCCGCCGGGCTGGCCGAGCGTGTAGAGGCCCTGCGCAGCGAACGCGACCGCCTGGCAGCCGAAGCGCAGGCTCTGCGGACGGCGCTGGCCGGCGCGCTGGTAGACGCGGCCCCTGCAGAGACGGCCGGCAGCGTGACCCTGCGCCTGCTGAGCCTGCCCGAAGAAGGACTGCTGGCCCCGGTGCTGGGCAGCGTACCGGCCGGAGAAGTGCGGGCCGCCGTGGCCGGGGAGCGCTGCGGAGTAGGCAGCGGTGTCCCGGAGCTGGACGCCGGGGCCGTGCTGCGCGCCGCCCTGGTAGTGACGGGTGGGCGGGGCGGTGGCCGCGCCGCGCTGGCGCAGGGGCAGACCGCAGCGCCGCAGGGGTTCCTGGCCGAGGTGCGCCGGGCCGTGGCGGAGGACAGCGCCGGGACCGGGAGCGTAGGCTAA
- a CDS encoding alpha/beta fold hydrolase, translated as MPLQLPGLHLQDLHLSVPLNHADPTGPELEIYARIVTAEGGAQKPYLLFLQGGPGVEGPRPAALADLPAWQKRLLQDYRLVLLDGRGTGRSTPVGRLSGSAQEQADYLSHFRADAIVHDAEAVRRALGAERWSVLGQSFGGFCTLSYLSLFPEAVAEALFTGGLPAPGRHIDEVYALTWATLRAKSERYYRRFPEDRARIAALMERAGAGRLRSEHDEEITPEMLRRLGMHLGSDGGAERLHFFLEHHPDSPVFRAGIRAMLPFQASHPIYLLLHEACWADAQVTGWSAERTMPADFAADPTLLAGEHVHRDFLRHDPRLRPYTEAAELLAARAWGPLYSRERLREVQVPAAAAIYVDDAFVPFEFSRQTAALLPGLSTFITDEYEHGGIRSSGERVVDRLLGLAQGRL; from the coding sequence ATGCCCCTGCAACTGCCCGGCCTGCACCTTCAGGACCTGCACCTCAGCGTGCCGCTGAATCACGCCGACCCCACTGGACCCGAGCTGGAGATTTACGCCCGCATCGTGACGGCCGAGGGCGGCGCACAAAAGCCTTATCTGCTGTTCTTGCAGGGCGGCCCCGGCGTGGAGGGCCCGCGCCCGGCCGCGCTGGCCGACCTGCCCGCCTGGCAGAAGCGGCTGCTACAGGACTACCGGCTGGTGCTGCTGGACGGGCGCGGCACCGGGCGGTCCACGCCGGTGGGCCGGCTGAGCGGCAGCGCCCAGGAGCAGGCCGACTATCTGAGCCACTTCCGCGCCGACGCCATTGTCCACGACGCCGAAGCGGTCCGCCGGGCGCTGGGAGCCGAGCGCTGGAGCGTGCTGGGGCAGTCGTTCGGAGGATTTTGCACCCTGAGTTATCTGTCGCTGTTCCCGGAAGCGGTGGCAGAAGCGCTGTTCACGGGCGGCCTCCCCGCGCCGGGCCGGCACATCGACGAAGTGTACGCGCTGACCTGGGCCACGCTGCGCGCCAAGTCGGAGCGGTACTACCGCCGCTTCCCAGAGGACCGCGCCCGCATCGCCGCCCTGATGGAACGGGCCGGGGCCGGCAGGCTGCGCAGCGAACACGACGAGGAAATCACGCCCGAAATGCTGCGCCGGCTGGGGATGCACCTGGGGTCGGACGGCGGCGCCGAGCGGCTGCACTTTTTTCTGGAGCACCACCCGGATTCGCCGGTGTTCCGCGCCGGCATCCGGGCCATGCTGCCGTTTCAGGCCAGCCATCCCATCTACCTGCTGCTGCACGAAGCCTGCTGGGCCGACGCGCAGGTGACCGGCTGGTCGGCCGAGCGCACCATGCCCGCCGACTTTGCCGCCGACCCTACCCTGCTGGCCGGTGAGCATGTCCACCGCGACTTTCTGCGGCATGATCCCCGGCTGCGCCCCTACACTGAAGCGGCCGAACTGCTGGCGGCGCGGGCTTGGGGGCCACTGTACAGCCGCGAACGCCTGCGCGAAGTGCAGGTGCCGGCAGCGGCCGCCATCTACGTGGACGACGCCTTCGTGCCGTTCGAATTCTCGCGGCAGACGGCGGCGCTGCTGCCGGGCCTGAGCACCTTCATCACCGACGAGTACGAGCACGGCGGCATCCGCTCCAGCGGCGAGCGGGTGGTGGACCGTCTGCTGGGGCTGGCGCAGGGGCGGCTGTGA
- the modA gene encoding molybdate ABC transporter substrate-binding protein, whose amino-acid sequence MKRRLAALLGLSPLGMALLSGCTSPQTGQTTAGGPTVLTVAVAASLREVVTEVAGKYSQAHPGQEVRVTAAGSGALLSQLKAGAPADLFLSADRETMRQAQAAGLLAGEARPLVYNRLVLIAPAAASGLPTPLPASPPQAAAWLSAQAGAGARLATGKPQSVPAGRYAQQALEGLQLWNTLEPRLVYGQSVRQVLDWVARGEAQAGFVYATDAALMPQRVRVVAELPLKTPIEYQAAQLKAAPQPQAAAELLDFLGSPEAQAIFRRAGFLTGPER is encoded by the coding sequence GTGAAGAGGCGGCTGGCAGCGCTGTTGGGCCTGAGCCCACTGGGAATGGCCCTGCTGAGCGGTTGCACGTCCCCCCAGACCGGGCAGACCACTGCGGGAGGGCCAACAGTCCTCACCGTGGCGGTGGCTGCCAGCCTGCGCGAGGTGGTGACCGAGGTGGCGGGCAAGTACAGCCAGGCCCACCCCGGGCAGGAGGTCCGGGTCACCGCCGCCGGGTCGGGGGCGCTGCTCAGCCAGCTGAAAGCCGGCGCACCCGCAGACCTGTTCCTGTCGGCCGACCGCGAGACGATGAGGCAGGCGCAGGCGGCCGGGCTGCTGGCCGGCGAGGCCCGGCCGCTGGTGTACAACCGGCTGGTGCTGATTGCGCCGGCGGCGGCCAGCGGGCTCCCCACGCCCCTACCCGCCAGCCCCCCGCAGGCTGCGGCGTGGCTGAGCGCTCAGGCCGGAGCCGGCGCACGCCTCGCCACCGGCAAGCCGCAGAGTGTGCCGGCGGGGCGCTACGCCCAACAGGCCCTGGAAGGACTGCAGCTATGGAACACGCTGGAGCCCCGGCTGGTGTACGGCCAGAGCGTGCGGCAGGTGCTGGACTGGGTGGCGCGCGGCGAGGCGCAGGCCGGCTTCGTGTACGCCACCGACGCCGCGCTGATGCCCCAGCGGGTTCGGGTGGTGGCCGAGCTGCCCCTAAAGACCCCTATCGAGTATCAGGCAGCGCAGTTGAAGGCGGCCCCCCAGCCGCAGGCCGCCGCCGAGCTGCTGGACTTTCTGGGCAGTCCGGAGGCGCAGGCCATCTTCCGCCGGGCCGGATTCCTCACCGGGCCAGAGCGCTAA
- the modB gene encoding molybdate ABC transporter permease subunit, translated as MPDPAATWTPLLLSLQVAGWATAINLVLGTAAGWWLARSRWPGRNLLDSLLTLPMVLPPTVLGYYLLVLVGGHGVLGPLLSDLGVQLVFTIWGAVLAASVVSFPLVFRPARAAFEEVDRQLEGAAWVLGLGRAATFFRVTLPLAWRAILSGLLLAFARSLGEFGATLMIAGSIPGETQTLSIGIYEAVQAGQDGAAAQLVAVTSLVCVGTLLLAHRLSPPRPAGRVG; from the coding sequence ATGCCCGACCCCGCCGCCACCTGGACCCCGCTGCTGCTCTCCCTCCAGGTGGCAGGCTGGGCCACCGCCATCAACCTGGTGCTGGGCACGGCGGCGGGCTGGTGGCTGGCACGCAGCCGCTGGCCGGGGCGCAACCTGCTGGATTCGCTGCTGACCCTGCCGATGGTGCTGCCCCCCACCGTGCTGGGCTATTACCTGCTGGTGCTGGTGGGGGGGCATGGGGTGCTGGGGCCGCTGCTTTCGGACCTGGGCGTGCAGCTGGTGTTCACCATCTGGGGCGCGGTGCTGGCGGCCAGCGTGGTGTCGTTCCCGCTGGTGTTCCGCCCGGCCCGCGCCGCCTTCGAGGAGGTGGACCGGCAACTGGAAGGGGCTGCCTGGGTGCTGGGGCTGGGCCGGGCAGCCACCTTTTTCCGGGTCACGCTGCCGCTGGCCTGGCGGGCCATCCTGTCAGGGCTGCTGCTGGCTTTCGCCCGCTCACTGGGCGAGTTCGGCGCCACCCTGATGATTGCCGGCAGCATTCCCGGCGAGACGCAGACCCTGTCTATCGGCATCTACGAGGCGGTGCAGGCTGGGCAGGACGGCGCCGCCGCGCAGCTGGTGGCCGTCACGTCGCTGGTGTGCGTAGGCACGCTGCTGCTGGCGCACCGGCTCTCGCCGCCCCGGCCGGCCGGGCGGGTGGGATGA
- a CDS encoding ATP-binding cassette domain-containing protein, which translates to MTPQRTGPPVWDLEFTAALGRGPGRFRLTVRRQLWQRRTALVGPSGSGKSLLLQTLAGLIRAEQGRLAFGGESLQDTAQGLWVPPQRRRLGYMFQDYALFPHLTVAQNLAAGRRRGWLNPPRRVRDPQVDVWLDRLGLRRAADLYPHQISGGQAQRTALGRTLLAGPRALLLDEPFSALDPALRLELSHELLALLSSLDLPVILVTHDPAEAERLTDEVVAL; encoded by the coding sequence ATGACGCCGCAGAGAACCGGGCCGCCCGTCTGGGACCTGGAGTTCACGGCGGCGCTGGGGCGGGGGCCGGGCCGCTTCAGGCTGACCGTCCGCCGGCAGCTGTGGCAGCGGCGCACCGCGCTGGTGGGGCCTTCGGGCAGCGGCAAAAGCCTACTGCTGCAAACGCTGGCCGGGCTGATACGGGCCGAGCAGGGCCGGCTGGCTTTCGGCGGCGAAAGCTTGCAGGACACCGCGCAGGGCCTGTGGGTGCCGCCGCAGCGGCGCAGGCTGGGGTACATGTTCCAGGACTACGCGCTCTTTCCGCACCTCACCGTGGCGCAGAACCTGGCGGCCGGGCGGCGGCGCGGCTGGCTGAACCCGCCCCGGCGTGTACGCGACCCGCAGGTGGACGTCTGGCTGGACCGGCTGGGCCTGCGCAGGGCCGCCGACCTCTACCCGCACCAGATTTCGGGCGGGCAGGCGCAGCGCACCGCCCTGGGGCGCACCCTGCTGGCCGGGCCACGGGCGCTGCTGCTGGACGAACCTTTTTCCGCGCTGGACCCGGCCCTGCGCCTGGAGCTGAGCCACGAACTGCTGGCCCTGCTAAGCAGCCTGGACCTGCCGGTGATTCTGGTCACGCACGACCCTGCCGAAGCCGAGCGGCTGACCGATGAGGTGGTGGCACTGTAG
- a CDS encoding thymidine kinase has protein sequence MLKSPYAGGHLEVIVGPMFSGKSEELIRRLTRAVIARQQVAVFKPALDDRYHVAAVASHAGRSLDAVPVPDAAAIRAALNGEGPLLAAHAGPDTPPVWPDVVGIDEAQFFGADLIPLVLELAGEGVRVVLAGLDLDFRAEPFGVMPELLARAESVEKLTAICTVCGAPATRSQRLIGGRPARFGDPVVLVGAQESYEARCRLHHELGH, from the coding sequence GTGCTCAAGTCTCCCTACGCCGGCGGTCACCTGGAAGTCATCGTCGGGCCGATGTTCAGCGGCAAAAGCGAAGAGCTGATTCGCCGCCTCACCCGCGCCGTGATTGCCCGCCAGCAGGTAGCGGTGTTCAAGCCTGCACTGGACGACCGCTACCACGTGGCCGCCGTCGCCAGCCACGCCGGGCGCTCGCTGGACGCCGTGCCGGTGCCCGACGCTGCGGCCATCCGCGCCGCGCTGAACGGCGAAGGCCCCCTGCTGGCCGCCCACGCCGGCCCCGACACCCCGCCGGTCTGGCCCGACGTGGTAGGCATTGACGAGGCGCAGTTCTTCGGTGCGGACCTGATTCCGCTGGTGCTGGAGCTGGCCGGCGAGGGCGTGCGCGTGGTGCTGGCCGGGCTGGACCTGGACTTCCGCGCCGAGCCGTTCGGGGTGATGCCCGAACTGCTGGCCCGCGCCGAAAGCGTGGAGAAACTCACCGCCATCTGCACTGTGTGCGGGGCACCGGCCACCCGCTCGCAGCGCCTGATTGGCGGCCGGCCCGCCCGCTTCGGTGACCCGGTGGTGCTGGTGGGCGCGCAGGAAAGCTACGAGGCCCGCTGCCGGCTGCACCATGAACTGGGTCATTAG
- a CDS encoding YdgA family protein — protein MAPRTARPPSPLTLALAVPAALGLWAGTTAYASSAAQGATNDVTARLEQVFRSTGLLTVKESSYEKGFLKSTHRMIVQPIGAEDDPTTGWEVVNHIQHGPLAGGTLARAVVDTEIRFLDPEIQAQLDKAVGGQKPRIHTVLGLTGSSVTDLNVPAGQVQSQQDGGQVTWQPLTGRVETGSQGRLTGYNLTWPGMQFTAGNAGGNALQVGQMTLNGNQSYSSADDLIGVGKSEFKVAQLASTDALGQTAQLLNLTVGSETTLADPEHYDILTRYELGTLEVLDTPALGGLQLHLGMRHVARQPLQDMSRMYEKIRQQALTSSEGGVKFTPEQEREMEEVYSRSLLGLLQAEPVLSLDKAGFTNPGSGLQLSGQATFKGLAAALGEGGGSGPDNMTDLGNAMLLLPRYLQAQLTMRTSPETIEALNNMGGDSELNAADLVSSGTFRTEGNELVADFGYQDGQITINGKTLPGY, from the coding sequence ATGGCTCCCCGCACTGCACGCCCGCCGTCCCCCCTCACCCTGGCGCTGGCTGTCCCGGCGGCCCTGGGCCTCTGGGCCGGAACCACGGCTTACGCCAGTTCCGCCGCTCAGGGCGCGACCAACGACGTCACGGCGAGGCTGGAGCAGGTGTTCCGTTCCACCGGCCTGCTCACCGTCAAGGAATCCAGCTACGAAAAGGGCTTCTTGAAAAGCACGCACCGCATGATTGTGCAGCCTATCGGCGCCGAGGACGACCCCACCACCGGCTGGGAAGTCGTTAACCACATTCAGCATGGCCCGCTGGCGGGCGGCACCCTTGCCAGGGCCGTGGTGGACACCGAAATCCGCTTCCTTGACCCCGAAATTCAGGCGCAGCTGGACAAGGCTGTCGGCGGTCAGAAGCCGCGCATTCATACCGTGCTGGGCCTGACCGGCAGCTCGGTGACGGACCTGAACGTCCCCGCCGGGCAGGTTCAGTCGCAGCAGGACGGTGGGCAGGTGACCTGGCAGCCGCTGACGGGCCGGGTGGAAACGGGCAGCCAGGGCCGCCTCACCGGCTATAACCTGACCTGGCCGGGAATGCAGTTCACCGCCGGCAATGCAGGGGGCAACGCGCTGCAGGTGGGTCAGATGACCCTGAACGGCAACCAGAGCTACAGCAGCGCCGACGACCTGATTGGGGTGGGGAAATCGGAATTCAAGGTGGCTCAGCTCGCCTCTACGGACGCGCTCGGGCAGACTGCGCAGCTTCTCAACCTGACGGTGGGGTCCGAAACCACCCTGGCCGACCCGGAGCACTACGACATTCTCACGCGCTACGAACTGGGCACGCTGGAAGTACTGGACACTCCGGCGCTGGGCGGCTTGCAGCTGCACCTGGGCATGCGGCATGTGGCGCGGCAACCGCTCCAGGACATGAGCCGAATGTACGAAAAGATTCGCCAGCAGGCCCTGACCTCTTCGGAGGGTGGTGTCAAGTTCACCCCAGAGCAGGAGCGGGAGATGGAAGAGGTGTACAGCCGCAGCCTCCTGGGCCTGCTGCAAGCCGAGCCGGTGCTGTCGCTCGACAAAGCGGGCTTTACCAACCCCGGCTCTGGCCTGCAACTCAGCGGACAGGCCACCTTCAAGGGTCTGGCCGCTGCGCTGGGCGAGGGCGGGGGCAGCGGCCCGGACAACATGACTGACCTGGGCAACGCCATGCTGCTGCTGCCGCGGTACCTGCAAGCACAGCTCACCATGCGGACCAGCCCCGAAACCATTGAGGCACTGAACAACATGGGCGGAGACAGCGAGCTGAATGCCGCTGACCTGGTCAGCAGCGGCACCTTCCGCACCGAAGGCAACGAACTGGTGGCCGACTTCGGCTATCAGGACGGGCAGATAACCATCAATGGCAAGACGCTGCCTGGTTACTGA
- a CDS encoding 5-carboxymethyl-2-hydroxymuconate Delta-isomerase encodes MPHLTIEYTDNIANPRIPELLRALNAVLLARPDTFPVGGIRARAYRLSEYALADSSQPSDAFVHLTLKIGAGRSEEVKKETGDALFAVLTDHFAEAFAQHGLMLSAEISEFSEAGTWKKNNIHARYKRV; translated from the coding sequence ATGCCCCACCTCACCATCGAATACACCGACAACATCGCCAATCCCCGTATTCCGGAGCTTCTGCGGGCGCTCAATGCTGTCCTGCTCGCCCGCCCCGACACCTTCCCCGTCGGCGGCATTCGGGCGCGGGCTTACCGTCTTAGCGAGTACGCGCTGGCGGATTCGTCGCAGCCGTCCGACGCGTTTGTTCACCTGACCCTCAAAATCGGCGCGGGCCGCAGCGAGGAGGTCAAGAAGGAGACGGGGGACGCCCTGTTTGCCGTCCTGACCGACCACTTTGCCGAAGCCTTTGCCCAGCACGGGCTAATGCTCTCCGCCGAAATCAGCGAGTTTTCAGAGGCGGGGACGTGGAAGAAGAACAATATTCACGCGAGGTACAAGCGGGTCTAA